Genomic window (Ctenopharyngodon idella isolate HZGC_01 chromosome 20, HZGC01, whole genome shotgun sequence):
AGTGAAAGTTATCATTAACAACATACCACCACTGCAGACGTACAAGTGTCgtaatgtttaaaacatgtcACTAAAAATACACGgcctgtgtccgaaatcgcctcttatacccttaaatagggcactgtttgaggggacagccatttgtagtggtgtccgaaaccactGTGGACGTTTTCATACAATCCTTCAAGTGAAATATATCaatggactaatgtagggaatagtgattGCGAGTATAGGGTGCGATTTCGGACACATCCTGTTGTCGGAAAGGTAGCTCGAGTTCGATTAACACTGTCTGCGCATATTCTCTACTAGAGGAATGTAGACTCGATTGGTTTGGGCTGGTATTCTGCGCGGGTGCTTCTGCACGCGGACTGAGTGCTATTACTCTTTGCATTGTAGTTGTTGGCCTGTCTGACCAGAATTAAACCCGAAAACGTCCACTTTTCACAGTTATATCTGCAGAAATGGCTGATTCAAAGGACGACAAGCTCTACAAAGCCGAATATGCGAAAAGTGGACGCGCCTCTTGCAAGAAATGCAAAGAAAACATTGCTAAGGACTCGCTGAGAATGGCCATTATGGTGCAGGTAATGAATTATGTGCAACTTTGACCCAATACTGCTATTAAACATCAGTATTTTGGTGTAAATCCGTTTGGTTTTGCAGGTATGCTCTTGGATGCATAGTGTTGttaatgtaattgcattacacGTTTGTATGAATATTTCGCAGGCCCAAGAGGAGTTTAAATGAGGAGTATTCATGGAATGCAAGAGATAAACAGTGATTTCAAATGTAATGAATTGATAATACAGTGAAGCCCAAAAGAAACAATGAgtttaaaatgactgaatttcaCATCCCTCGTAGCTGGATTCATgacttaataaaaacatatatgtttatatttggTTATGATAGACTACTGTAACACAATTGACAAACAAAAGAGctgtacaatacacaaaatatgtttaaacatgatctgttttactttaaaatctCAACCAAAAAATGACCAGTCTgctgactgctgtgaaattatGTTAGTATGtgctttcagtttcattttacaGGGAACTAGTGTTTTACTCTGGATGATTTTTAATCATCCGGCACATGTCTGTCTCTCACAGTCTCCCATGTTTGATGGCAAAGTGCCTCACTGGcaccatttttcctgcttttgGCTCCGGGCTGCAGTACAGTCACCCTCTGACATATCCGGATTTACTGACCTGCGCTGGGATGACCAGGAGAAAGTGAAGAAAGCTATTGAGAGCGGAGGTGCTACTGGaggtgatttttttaaaataatgttcctTTTGACCTAAgcaatgattttgttttgtttaatttgccATATGGGCTGCAAAGCAGTTAGGCTTAAGTCACTAAGgcttaaattaattaattaatcctTGTTGCTTTGCAGGGAAAGGAGAGCAGAAGGGAGCAGCTAAAGGGGAGAAGACACTGAATGACTTTGCAGTGGAGTACGCCAAATCCAACAGAAGCACCTGCAAGGGATGTGATCAAAAAATTGAAAAGGTACATCTTTATTGCATTACGTTTTGTTTAACAAATGATGCTTTTTAAACACAACAAGTTAGTTACAAGTTAATCTGTTCTTCCCTGCTGATTTTCAGGACCATATCCGTGTGTCAAAGAAGACCGTGGACCCAGAGAAACCTCAGCTTGGTCTGATAGATCGCTGGTACCACACTGGCTGCTTTGTGAGCCGCCGTGAGGAACTAGTGTTTAAACCAGAGTACAGTGCCGCCCAGCTCAAAGGTTTCGGAGCTCTACGAGATGAAGACAAGGAGGAGCTAAAGAAAAGACTTCCTGCAGTGAAGAATGAAGGGTGAGCATTCAATATCTTTTTGCTGTCTGTGGTCTTTAGTAGGGCTGCAGGATTAATcagaataaaactgaaattacaATATGGATCAGTGCTATTATCAAATCACAATTGCTGCTGTTTaattaaatgcatatatatgtTTTCGTTTTCACATGTTTTCAGTGTCTTAGAGCAGCTCAGTTTGCAGTAAATGCTACCCCACACGAACTCACCTCTGTGCTGTATGTTTAGGTTACATTTGTGCACTAACCCAAATATGTAACAAGAAGCACTTGCTGTtgtcaacaaaaaagttctttaagggctgtctgtttttttttgtttgtttgtttgttttttatttgccaGAATAAATGTTTgatctttaatattttaaaatgaaaacattaataCAGGCATACATGTtactattgtatttttaaagttgtactttaaaataaaatgatcttAGATACAGTTTTTatattacagtgaaatattacaatagtaatatttcttattttaacttttttagtaaatatttataatcataatcaaaatatatatagctgcaagcagcaattaaggggccaagcacaacaGAAGCAAACAAGGAAGCTATCAGCAGACCAGCTGcaaaaatgagtaaataaatttGCAGACAGTTTTAAGCACAAGGGTTGAAAACCCATAAGTACAGTgatttataatgaattataattgcttataatataatttcattaattttttaccACAAGGGGACACAATTTTTTACCCCTGAAACGTTTTGAGTACCTTCAGGGCATGGTGCCAAAGACATactgagtttcgtaatgatatgccaatgcattcataaaatacagcaatatGCAAAACCATTGCAGTTACAGCTTTAGatcttttttgtaattttgtaattaaaaagaCGGCCATGTTTTTCAAGATACACCAATGTCTTAATGGACATTGATAGCAACTAAGACAAAGACCCTGCATGTCAATTTTGAAGTCAATCAGCCAACGGTACTGTAGTTAAAgcaaatttcatgttttgttcaattatagcgccaccaagtggcgcAGTCCCACTGCTTTTTTTTGTCTCCTCAGAGTGCCCCCATACATAAccgtgtcaaatttggtgaaaataccTAATTTCGTTTAGGAGTTAtacacatttatatgtatgcacacataaaaaatgacccacaCCTGACTTTGATTGCATTTATTTGCCACACTattaaaattttgacatttggccaTTAGCAAATTAGCAACGACCTATGTTTCTGATTTTCCTACAGTGGTTTTGTCTCGATTggactaacggtttcgaagatataAGCAAAAGTTGTTTAAACGCTAAATTACAATGTTGCACAAGCCATAAGGCGAAACCTAGAATGTATTAGTATAGTTGGATTTGGCGAGGATTCAGGAATCTACAGAAATGCCAAATCTAAAGTTATAAGCAAGTGAATAAGTGTTGCTGGctcgaaacttctcaggctcctttaGGGCATCGTGccgatgacccataccgagtttcgtagTGATACGCTAATCcattcataaaataaagcattttactaaaaaattcaaaatggccgacacccaagatggccgatatgggaaaattggatatcatttgACTTGGCATGCTGCCCCAAATCTAACTCTTATCATTTTTGGCAAAatgttcagaagttataagttattttttgtatttttaaatcttcTGACCAGTAGGTGAATGTACTAACACTGAAtgtagcctcaggtcatgcttgtgatgtcATGTatcaagtttggtctgaatacgataaagtGTTGCAGAGATATAGCCTCATGTCCAATTTTGTGTGCTCTTCGTCAAATTCATTTGTGCATTATTCGAGAATGGTTGGGTTTATCAAAAAGCGtttgataactttttgtcagcatggtcCGTAGATGATCTGATtcgattttcatgaaaattggaCAAACAGTCTAGGacgagttcgaaaaagtaggtttttcgcaaaattcaaaatggcggaaaatttttcatgatggaaaatgaCATCATAGGGCGCTAGCCCCTACgcttcaaaagttattagcataaatgtgAGTGAAACTTTGGACAGGAAGTGCTGCTAGAGGGATTGAGCTAGATGTTCCAAATTAGCTGTGGTTAATGTTGGGACTGTCCTttatcagtgtgccaaatttcataattttcccgcaagcggttctattggctgccatagacttccagagcagaagaagaagaaaaaaaacagaagaataATAGTAAGAACGACAGTAGGTGCCATCGCACCtgctaatatttaatattatggagctttttttgtttaaatggcattttaaatcgcaatcacaatttttatcagaaaaatctCAATTTTTTGATCCCCcccaaatcgtgcagcccttgTCGTAagtaaaaaatagtattttctttctcaaattATAGAATGTTTCTTAGAAATATATGGACAAGAGTGTTGCATACAAAATACAGGTCTGGTTTTACACATTCTTTTCAGTCTTTACCTAAGGACTAGATTAAGTGTTTAGCATTCAGGGTCTTTGTGTGTTGTTGCGTCCCCCATCATCATGCTGCTCATCACCATCACTGATGCCCCTGCCACATAGAAAGATAGCCTTGAAGGCTTTTCTGAAGGTTTTCATCTTGTAGGCGTAGAGGAAAGGGTTAACAGCCGAGTTTGCATGGGAGAGAATAATGGCCGTTAGTAGCAGCGGTAGGGGAACGGGACATGATGGGcacagcagcaggaagcagTTTATGATATGTAGTGGAATCCAGCAGACCGTGAAAAGGAAGAGGACCAGAAAGAGCGACGTGGCCATTTTCATCTCTTTCTTCATCTTCGCCGTTCCCTCTGTGTTGGTTGCGCCACCCCGCTCTGCTGCAATCCTCCTCATCTGATGTTTGACCGTGACGAAGATCTGCGCGTAGATGAGGAACATCACCACCAGTGGGGTCAGGACGCAGGCGAAGAAGTTGAAGTAGACCATGTAGGTCATATCCACCACCAACACGAAGAAACAGTAGCCCGTCTCAGGCGGAGGCTTGTGCCAGCCCATCAACGGCACCAGACCGATCAGGAAGGCCAGTGTCCAAGTGACGCACAAGACCAGCACTGCGTTGCGAGGTGTCATGAGCCGGTGGTACTGGAAGGGCATGAAAATGGCTACGTAACGCTCCACAGCGACTGCCAGCAAGCTGAAGATGGAACTCTGGGTTAACATGATGAGCACAGATAACATTAGCAAACACAGATACAGATTGTGCCGTGGAATTCCCAGGTCCGTCATAATGGCGCAGGGGATCGCCAGGGAACCCACGCATATATCCGCCACTGCTAGCGACACCAGGAAGTAATTAGTAACTGTTTGGAGCTTTCTATTTAGTCCCACCGCAACACAAACCAGCAGGTTGCCCACTGTGGAGAGCAAGGCTATGACAAGCTCGGCTATCATGTAAGGCAGGTTTATGGATGCTAGGATGTTGGGTGcagctgttgttgttgtagctgtagttgtagtagtagtagtagcagtagtAGAGGTAGTTTGTGTAAGTTTACCTTGCGTAAGTGTGGACATGGTGGACACACCATAGGTGAACTGCACAAATGTGTTATTTTCATAAGAGGTGACATTCATAAAAGTCGTGTTGACGTAGAGCAGAGTCGGCGAGAAAGTGAAGTTGGTGATAGACTCATTCATTTTGACCTGTAGACATAAAATCAAGCAAGGAAGAAAAACGGATGATCGAAGGTCAGATATTAAGCTTTTTATAGacatgtgacggtatcaaattttcatgttgcttttatcacggtatacggtattatcacaATACTGAAATAAGTTGCAATAACAGCGGTTTTatagtataacaggtttaagaactctttcttataacaaaaataactctgaacatttaaatacaataacgcAATGCACAAAAAtgataaagtaaaatgtttcaaacagattaaagtgcaaaagaattataaagaacaacaggtaacactacaataaggtCTCAATTTAAcgttaataggctatttattttcaaaccttaacatttattaaaaaaaaatttaagtttgaaaataaatagcctattaagtctttaagtattaagtatttggtgctgtgatgaacaacattgcgAATGCAAAAAACTGAATGGCTACTACTActgcagctgctttgtttatggggtaaccgctgcatttctgctgtCAGAGGGTGAATGTGCAATTTTATTCAGCGTATCACCTTCACTCATTCCACCATGTGTTTCTCATGCAtattgggcttgtttacatctgagtgCGCATCCCTTTGTCGCAgcatacagcggtgttgtgcattttatacggttgatggggaaagtattcttaaaatgtattataaaaatttgaataattcgtaataaataattatttgcgGTATTTTGAAAAGCCCATgataacaatatcgtgcatattcattatcgtgatatatcgtatTACCGAATATCGACACGTGTCTAGCtttgtattaaaatgatttgtCTGATTGCCTTTACCATGCCTTTGAATGAGGAATTGACCTTCTGAATAAACcatcaaaaaaatcaagaaCTCAAATCATAAACTTAAACggtcaaataaatacaaaattgtcaaaatgcctCTCTTGACAAGTATTCGGGTAAATACAGTAAGTTTTGAAACGTACATAGTTGAGAGAATACGCATGTTgcgtaacagtatattggatctgtgcataagctcttaaagtgacagcagcctaataaacatgCTGCTTTCAGCCATGTTAATAAAAGAGCATTAATCTGCTTACattaattgtaagcattaatctgaattacatttttacaatgaagattatccagtgttattttacatttgattgctTTATTTgatttctgttgtatttatctgaatactactgttagacccaaCGGGAAAACTTAGAtccatgtttatttcttttatctctttactctattgtatttatttgtgctattggtcacaatttgtttatttgttcttatttatttataacagttcaAATAAACCTTCCCTATTCTGTGTAagctattgcaacaaaattGCCCAAATTATCCAAAAATTATGAGAGAACACATTATCTGTATGGTGGTTATTATGGCAGTCTTCCCTGTGATATTGAAAATGGTaccaaatatcaatatttttttaaggtaTCGTATTGAAGTTTgaaattccagtatcgtgacaacactaacaacacaaacacacacatatatacagtcaagccaaaatttattcagacaccttgaacatttcattcattaatacagtttattcactatagtttaaaaaaatggtaataaaatatgacaagatcttagagttaaactgtgtcagaaaaaaaaaaatcttaattatgtcagataacacttaaacaaaacatggtcaggtcaaagtgtctgaataatttttgggtataacatgtcacagtttactttattttactatcttcacttacataaatgtatTGCTATCCTTAAATGTAAGTAAGATATCCATAAATGTAAGTAAGTTTACTagtagtgtcctgcacccactagtaaaaatatatcaaaaatgtctgaaccTGAATACTATGTGttaaagtaaaacaaataatatcatttaaaattgtgaaatgttaaattacaaaacatctttttaaaagtaaatattatTGATGTACATACCAAGTCTCTGTCGTGTATGCTTCATATATTATTGCTTTGAGATGTCAC
Coding sequences:
- the LOC127502325 gene encoding adenosine receptor A1-like; this encodes MSIKSLISDLRSSVFLPCLILCLQVKMNESITNFTFSPTLLYVNTTFMNVTSYENNTFVQFTYGVSTMSTLTQGKLTQTTSTTATTTTTTTATTTTAAPNILASINLPYMIAELVIALLSTVGNLLVCVAVGLNRKLQTVTNYFLVSLAVADICVGSLAIPCAIMTDLGIPRHNLYLCLLMLSVLIMLTQSSIFSLLAVAVERYVAIFMPFQYHRLMTPRNAVLVLCVTWTLAFLIGLVPLMGWHKPPPETGYCFFVLVVDMTYMVYFNFFACVLTPLVVMFLIYAQIFVTVKHQMRRIAAERGGATNTEGTAKMKKEMKMATSLFLVLFLFTVCWIPLHIINCFLLLCPSCPVPLPLLLTAIILSHANSAVNPFLYAYKMKTFRKAFKAIFLCGRGISDGDEQHDDGGRNNTQRP